The following proteins come from a genomic window of Microcoleus sp. AS-A8:
- a CDS encoding tyrosine-type recombinase/integrase produces MLPIRPSSPDGNTPTALTTCENPHCLNSSFEIFMSGGFPIPSHSQTSWLTDASQNLISQLLADKRSPVTRKEYEKDLRYFFKVISGAFQPSPELVSEFLNLDRFAALSVVLKFKSYMMIDKGLKENTVNRRLAAVRSLVSFAYKLGKCTYTLKDISNEKVQAYRDTSGVSPDSYKKVLASCDRSTILGKRNYALLRLLWSNALRRAEVTSLDVKHFDPHSRQLWILGKGKGSQRQSVTLNDQTVEAILDWLNSKAQLTPNSPLFCSLSHRQPGHRLTGTSVYNIVRDSCEKAGITKVMSPHRCRHSAITAALDKSNGNVRAVQRLSRHADLRTVQLYDDNRQNLQEQITDLLEDALGE; encoded by the coding sequence ATGCTACCAATTCGCCCTTCTTCCCCAGACGGGAACACTCCCACAGCGTTAACGACTTGCGAAAACCCGCATTGTCTTAATTCCAGTTTCGAGATTTTTATGTCCGGTGGGTTCCCCATTCCCAGCCATTCTCAAACCAGTTGGCTCACAGATGCCAGCCAAAATTTAATTAGTCAGCTTTTAGCCGACAAGCGATCGCCTGTGACGCGCAAGGAATACGAGAAGGACTTACGTTATTTCTTTAAAGTCATTTCAGGTGCTTTCCAACCCAGCCCTGAACTGGTAAGCGAGTTTTTGAACCTTGACCGCTTTGCCGCGCTCTCGGTGGTTTTGAAGTTCAAGTCTTACATGATGATTGATAAGGGGCTGAAGGAGAACACAGTTAATCGTCGATTGGCAGCAGTTAGGAGCCTGGTTAGCTTTGCCTACAAGTTGGGGAAGTGCACTTATACACTCAAAGACATCTCAAACGAGAAAGTTCAGGCTTATCGCGACACCAGTGGCGTTAGTCCCGACTCCTATAAGAAAGTACTCGCGTCGTGCGATCGCTCTACAATACTTGGCAAGAGAAATTATGCATTACTGCGACTGCTTTGGAGTAATGCCCTCAGACGAGCTGAAGTTACATCTCTCGATGTAAAGCACTTCGACCCGCACAGCCGACAGCTTTGGATTTTGGGCAAAGGTAAAGGTTCTCAACGGCAATCAGTCACCCTTAACGACCAAACCGTAGAGGCCATTCTGGACTGGTTAAATTCTAAAGCACAACTCACCCCAAATAGCCCATTGTTTTGCAGCTTATCGCATCGCCAGCCAGGGCATAGACTAACCGGAACAAGTGTCTATAACATTGTTCGTGATAGCTGCGAAAAAGCTGGCATCACTAAAGTGATGAGTCCTCACCGCTGCCGACATTCAGCCATTACCGCCGCATTGGATAAATCAAATGGTAACGTCCGAGCGGTACAGCGATTGAGTCGTCACGCTGATTTGCGAACGGTTCAACTCTATGACGACAACCGCCAAAATTTGCAAGAGCAGATTACGGACTTACTTGAGGATGCGCTAGGGGAGTGA
- the cas2 gene encoding CRISPR-associated endonuclease Cas2, whose translation MLFYVVAYDIPDDKRRKKVSDLLEGYGKRVQYSVFECMLTQAKYDELCSRLKKQVKVKEDSVRFYPLSRHTLGQVETWGVGPDMTQAPGSVVI comes from the coding sequence ATGTTGTTTTATGTGGTTGCCTATGATATCCCGGATGATAAGCGGCGCAAAAAGGTGTCTGACTTATTAGAAGGGTATGGCAAGCGAGTTCAGTATTCGGTGTTTGAGTGTATGCTGACTCAGGCTAAATATGATGAATTGTGCTCTCGGCTGAAGAAGCAGGTGAAAGTCAAAGAAGACAGTGTACGCTTTTATCCCTTGTCGCGGCATACGTTAGGACAGGTGGAGACTTGGGGAGTGGGGCCAGATATGACACAAGCGCCTGGGAGCGTGGTTATCTGA
- a CDS encoding prepilin-type N-terminal cleavage/methylation domain-containing protein: MNRANVINLIALIELMGTNQQGLSVAVGYRGRRLDGGYTLPEVVVVLLMMGLLGVIAAPSWLLFWQRQQVRRAAGQLQSALQLAKSEAAKNSVRYAVTACENSPYSPATDSIEYSVHPYSERPYGFTEIANVSIVKSTVRYSPTHYNLQRQVHGDCYTTYLGLFPDDGYALGFFYLSNGQQNYFYRVGFNTLIGNIVSCPVLSLENAQCQ; encoded by the coding sequence TATCGCATTGATTGAACTCATGGGTACTAATCAGCAAGGGTTAAGCGTGGCGGTGGGGTATCGAGGGAGGAGGCTTGATGGGGGTTACACTCTCCCTGAGGTGGTGGTGGTATTGCTGATGATGGGATTGCTAGGGGTTATCGCTGCACCGTCATGGCTATTGTTCTGGCAACGGCAACAGGTACGAAGGGCGGCTGGGCAACTGCAATCTGCTTTACAACTGGCGAAGTCTGAAGCTGCTAAAAACTCAGTTCGCTATGCGGTTACCGCTTGCGAAAATTCTCCCTATTCTCCTGCAACCGACTCGATTGAGTACAGTGTTCATCCGTACTCGGAGCGTCCTTATGGGTTTACGGAAATCGCAAATGTCTCCATCGTCAAATCGACGGTTCGGTATTCGCCGACGCACTACAATCTGCAACGTCAAGTTCATGGGGATTGCTATACCACTTACTTGGGTTTATTTCCTGATGACGGCTATGCTTTAGGGTTTTTTTACTTGTCCAATGGTCAACAAAATTACTTTTACCGAGTTGGGTTCAATACTCTAATTGGCAACATTGTTAGTTGCCCAGTACTGTCATTAGAAAACGCTCAATGCCAGTGA